The following DNA comes from Pristis pectinata isolate sPriPec2 chromosome 8, sPriPec2.1.pri, whole genome shotgun sequence.
ACCTGCATGAGGCCAAATGCGTTCCCATAGTCACCGTAGCCATCTACCAAGGCATTGCCTCCTCGAGATTCACGGGAGATGATTGCACCGATAATGGCTGGATCGATTTGATGGGCATGGGCAACTTGCTGTGTCAAAGACTTATACCGATTCACCCTCTGAAGATCAGTCGCCATCAGCCTGTGAGAAGCTGCAACACCTGAAAACAGAAGCAAACTCTTGAGTCATTTTGCTTTTGACTTGATCTCACCAGGTTTTTTCAGCAAATGGAatagaaaacagaacatgctgaaaacaAACCAGCAGGTAAGAAAGTGTCTGTAGAAAGAGGGTCAGAGTTAAAGTTAATGCAAACCCTCtcctcagacgctgcctgacctgctgagtgtttccagcattttctgtttttatttcagattttcagcatctgtggctgttatttttattttaagcaaTGGACCTTTTGTTTAACAATTATGAGAGACTTGCTCCATTGTTTGAAGGCTTTATAAATGTGTTCCATTGTTCCTTCCCATTCTGGAGTTCCGTGTTTGGATTTCACCACATGCTTTGTACGTGAATGTTGGTTGAAATGCATTAATGTCTGATTCTGGTTTAATATGATCTTACCTGGTCCAACTACTCCTTCACCCCCATCTCTTCCAGTCTCTGGGAAACCTGggatcccagggcaccaatgctcaaggcgaGAGGTTATGGTGCGAGGTCACTCTGATGCGAGAAGCTGAGCggtggaagaggtaaagggctaaaggaggaatcctgtaggagaggacagtagaccacggAATATCAGTTTATCTTTCTGTAGTGTGGGTCCGCCCTaccattttgagaagtcaaaagGGAAAAATCTGAAGCCTTTCCAATGATAGGCCAATCCCAGAGATTCATCTTAGAGCCTTATATCCAAGCCGAGTCTAACAATACCTAACTTCATGCATTGAGTTCAGTTACAGTTGGGTGTACACACTACTAAAGCAGTCATGTTCTTTACAGGTTGTGACAAGCAGTGCCAGCCCCGCTCTGTACTTTCTCCAGGCCAGGATGACATGCTTGGTATTACCGCACATGTCCTATGGTATTGATCAAGAGTAATGTGTACAACAACAATTTTTCCTGCTTTTCTGCAAGTTCTACTGGATTGGATCTGGAAATAGCCCTAATTCCACAGGATTTCGGCCATCCTGGATGGGGtctggattggctgtggtcagcCTGGTTTGGCTCAGGTCACATTTGGATTGGCTGTGCTTGGGTTTGAAAGTAGCTGAAGACATTTTCAGTCTGGAAAATTGGATATGGTAGGCAAGTGTTCTAACgatggatcttcaacctgaaatgttaaatctatttctctttccacagatgctgcctgacctgctgagatttgagcactttgttttcatttcagcatctgctatttttgattttcattgggcTGGATGCCATTTGGTTGTGTTTGAATGAGCAGATTATTAGTTCTAATATTAAACCAGCTTGCTTGTTCTTTATATGTGGCAATACTCTTGATTTGGATATTAGACAATTACTGGCGAACCCCTCATTTCTATTTATACTTTCATGCCCAAATCAAAACAATCCACAAGAACAGGAATGCACTTTAACCTTCAGTCATTCCTCGTCATGGGCAACATTAGTAAAGCCGCCATTTGTTGCCTGTCTTAACTGTCCTTGAATTAAATCGCTATTTTAGTTCAAATCTTGCCATTGCCACATGAAGATCAGACCAGACAAAGGCAgaaaatttccttccttgaaagaAATAAGTCAGCATCAGTTTTGTGGTTGGCATTACTGACTCTGCCCTTCTTGTTCttgattttaattaattgaatttcacTTCTAAATTTGGTCCTGGACTCATGACTTGGTTATCTGTCCAGGACTTTGGACAAGTTGGCTGGCAATTTAATTTCAGTGTTACTGTTGCCACCTGGACTCTTACAATGTAGACTGTTTAGCAGTGACTGAAACTTTAGATAATTATTGCAAAGGAGTGCACTCACTGACAGGATATTACAATATGAATTTGTGGATGAGCACATGGCAATCTATTAACTACTCCCACCACTTACCTTTGAAGTTCAGGTTGTCCTGGTTTGCAGTTTCCTGGGAAGCTCCTGTTGTTTCAACCCGTGTAATATCACCGTAGATAGAAGCTCCTGGGAAACAGGCAAGTTATTCAAACAAAAATACGATGCAGAAATAATGTTTGATTTCCCCTTTTCATCTGGGATCAGTTAACACAAACCACAGATTGTATTCAATATTCTGGTGGCATCTTCTGACTAGGTTCAGTTGGTTTTTGGATAGATATCATCAGGAGAATGAACCTTTAATGATTCATAGAAAATAACAAATATCAAAGAGTGTTGTTGACAAGACAACTGGAAGAGGAATAAAAAGACATCACTGGGATACTTAACTATAACCTCCAAGTGTACAATTGCCATTATTCGCTGTATTGGCAAATCTCACATCCTGCCTATAATTTTTCACATTGCATAATGTTCAGAACATGAAAGGGGAAAACTACTCAGTTATTGGATATAATATGGAATGTTTGTGTGGATTTGGTTATTAAACATAACTGATGTCCcagtccagatgatgggtctcgactgtacatttccctccacagatgctgcctgaccagagttccaCCAGCACCTTGtgttatttcagcatctgcagtcttgtgtccaGAACACAgacgttgtctgacctgctgagtgcttccaccaatttctgtttttatttcaaatttacagcatttgtactttaaaaaaactCTTTAGGTAGTAGACATATTGGGTGGCCGCTAGAGAAAGATGGGTGATTGTGGACATCAGACACTGGTTCTGGAGGGCAAGGGTGAGATGGCTGGATGCCCAGATAGGGAATTGCCAAGAGAATGGGAATTTGAAGTCAGTGATGACATTCCcattcctatcaatatcctgaacTTCCTGATCTTTTCCCAATCACACAGTGCACCTCCACTCTTGAGCACCACCTTCTCTGTGAACCTGCCCCAAATGATCTCCCAGAGAAGGCTCAGGTGGTGTTTTATCTTGCTACAAATCCCCAGCCCTTTCTCAACTTTAGAGAGAACAGGAAGGATGGTAGTGCTTTAACCCAGCAAGACAGCATCATGATTGGCAGAAGACTAAGGTGTGGTGGGCAGGAAGTGTTGATGTTGGGTCACTGACTGATTATCTAAAATGAAAGACATCCTGGCGTATATCAATCAAGCGACATCCTCCAGTTTGTCAGACCTAAAACACAAGCAACGTAACAGCAGTCTatataaacattactataaaatAAACTTAAACATGTAGACATTACATTCATGGAAATACACAAAATGTCCAACAGAACCAAGCCTAATTGCTCCAGTATTTATGCTTCATATAAgcctcccatttccctgcatttaacTAGCTAGATCTTTACACTCCAGTGTTAGATCCCAACATAGAGTAAAATAACAAGGAAAAGCTTACCAGACATAGTGCTGTTCTTGGTAGTCACGGCAGGTCAAATGTACTTCTGATGAAGTGCCAGATGATCACACCTTAAAACAAGTACGCAATTGACAAGATCGTGATAACAAGTTACATAATATTAAAAGGATTACTGCTGGCATTTGTCAAACCTTGCTGAGATTTGTTTAGTCAAACATTGGTAACTGCTTTCCTTTGTGCTTTCAGAAGTTTAGAATAAACAGCTTCTGATTCCAGAGTTGCCCTGCTGTAACTTTTTGTGTTTTAACTTTTATTGGTATTAACTCTAATCactctggagaaagaaaaacaaccaACATACTGAATTGTACAATACCCAAGATTATGCTTTTCACTTATGATCTGTCATGGCAGCCCTTAAATTCTGACTGATTTTAGGGATTGTTTCCTCTTaatcctagttctgacaaagagacactgcaaatgagtgaagttcagagagatctaggtgttcCAGAGCACAAATCACAAGTTAGCAGGCAGATGTATCAAGGAGacaggaaacaggtccttcagcccaacccatccatactgaccaagatgcccatctaagcaagtcctatTTGGTaactggtgattggtttattgtcacatcctATAAATGATTTATATCCCTCCATAGtcatgtctaacagcctcttaaacactgttatcacatctgcttctaccactacctccagcagcctgttccaaagTTAGAAAAGACCTTACCCATTGTTACCTATACCTTTGCCTCCTGATTGAAGCCTCACAAGCCTCAAACACTGAAGCTGGAACTCAACCACAACAACTTCAGAAAAGGCTGCCctgccttctttttattggctgatgtACCTCACAATTAGCCAATCAGAAATGCTTCTTCAGTCTTGTTCTTAACTGCCAAAACACTTTTAAATAGCTCTGGGTCCACCTCTCAGCTGCCAACATCTGGGATTTTATAACAAAGGTTCAAAGTTTAAGAATAGGTGGTGTTCTGTTACACgtacagggtgttgatgaggccacacctggaatacagtgcacagttttggtccctgtaCTTAAAAAAGGATAGAGTAGCGGGACAGTTTTGGTTGCACTTTtcccagcttaataacatctttctgcAACAGAGTAACTCAGTCCtgcaagtccaggcaacatcgaGGTGAATTTTTGTGCAGCCCCATTGTAGATTTCCCAACCTGGGGAATCTGCAGAAGATTGCTCTTCGCTGGAGTCCACCCATGCTGTGATCCCATTGCCAGCACCGTTGCCCCTCTGCACCTCTGGCCCTGGTTGGGACTTGCCCATTGACAGGCTCATCCACTGACAGATCCATGGAGATCTCAGCAGAAGATTCCATTTAATgtaattggtattgatattggtttattattgtcacttgtactgaggtacaatgaaaaacttgtcttgcataccgatcgtacaggtcaattcattacgcagtgtagttacattgggttagtacagagtgcattgatgtagtacaggtaaaaacaataacagtacagagtaaagtgtcacagctacagagaaagtgcagtgcaataaggtgcaaggtcacgagaaggtagatcgtgaggtcagagtccatctcgtcgtataagggaaccgttcaatagtcttatcacagcgggtagaaactgtccttgagcctggtggtacgtgccctcaggctcctgtatcttctacctgatggaagaggagagaagagagaatgacccgggtgggtggggtctttgattatgctggctgcttcaccaacacagcaagaggtaaagacggagtccaaggaggggaggctggtgtctgtgatgcactgggctgtgtccacaatcctctgcagtttcttgtggtcctgggcagagccgtTGCCGTACGTCAATTGGACAGGGAATGGAGTTGGCTCTTCAAGAGTGGACATCAAAGGGTCAGTAACACCAATTTCGCCGGTACATTTATTTTAAGCTTTCTCATGGCCATAAATTAGTCAAACAAAGAGATTTCCTACCCATTTTTTAGTGAGGTAACAGTGGAACAGATGTAAGGAAATTAAACAG
Coding sequences within:
- the LOC127573239 gene encoding lysozyme g-like — protein: MSGASIYGDITRVETTGASQETANQDNLNFKGVAASHRLMATDLQRVNRYKSLTQQVAHAHQIDPAIIGAIISRESRGGNALVDGYGDYGNAFGLMQVDVRYHSPVGGWDSKEHLMQATGILVKMIEAIQQKFPYWTKEQQLKGGISAYNMGPGNVESYNNVDARTTGKDYSNDVVARAQWLKKNGF